Part of the Pseudoliparis swirei isolate HS2019 ecotype Mariana Trench chromosome 3, NWPU_hadal_v1, whole genome shotgun sequence genome, GGTTTTTATTTTGCCAATGTACACTCATATTCAGAGTTCAGCATTTCATCATGTGGAAAGATCTGCTGTGACTGCATTCATCTTTGCCTAGTATCTAACACAGAACATGCATAGTGACATCATCCGTTACCAGCCATGATCACGTGAAGTATTTTCCAAGAAAactcagtgagagagagagagagaaggacgggAAAAGAGACCgaaagatggagggatcagacacagagagaggaaggctcTCTGTAACGGTCGCTGATAACAGTGACAAGACAGAGACATGCTGCACAGCACCTGTTTTATGTTTGCGTAGGCTGTGTAGGACAGCAGATGTTCCTTTTGTCTGGACTAGTAGAGGCATCCCTCAGGGAAAAACTATGTGCAGAACGCTACGTACAAGTTGAACAGTGAGCAGCAACTTTTTGGAACGGCCTACCTGAGGGAATAAgactcgcagaatcagtaacttcttttaaatcactgcttttaaccctcctgttaccttagggtcaatttgaccccatttaatgtttaatgtcggtgttctttggggtcaatttgaccccaggctgtttttcactgtgtcaaacatataagaaatatcaacttttttatatatttaaagggctatttaggtagtcaacaaacaaacataaagtacctcacacttaaacttgggaaacaatattaactagaatgggcactcggtagagcgcataccttcgcaatcacaagattgggcattgaattatgaacattttggcattagttgcatgccaattggataaaaatttaccgtgctatggtaaaaagaagattttgaccttttcatgaccttgacctttgagcctattgctcccaaaatctaatcaaatggtccccggataataaccaatcatcccaccaaatttcatgcgattcggtttaatactttttgtgttatgcgagtaacacgcatacaaataaataaataaataaatggctatttaggtagtcaacaaacaaacataaagtacctcacactaaaacttggaaaacaatattaattctaataattttctggaggttttaattgctggggtcaaattgaccccaagggtaaaatatgtcagtaaatataaaggtaacagtagggttaaacattgaatggggtcaaattgaccctaaggtaacaggagggttaagttttGTTGTCCTTGTATGcattctttggttcccctaatttagtttgccTGTTctcctttattttgtatttgtatttttctattGCATTCTTGTTTTAATTACCTTTATGGCATAGTCTCTTTTGCCTCCTGGTCTCTTTTGCCTCTtgtattttctaaaatgtttacTTGTATTACTTGTACGTAATGTTGTGCCTTgcttctctgtagagcactttgtaaaccttgttgttaaaggtgctatataaataaagttattattatgttgTAGGATTGCATGAAAGCTTGAGTTTCAGCTTTGTCCTTGGCCATGATTACATTTGTTCTGAGTCAATTAGGCCCCTGAGATGATAGGCCCTGCCtccttggccctgcctccttggcTTGACCTCCTGCCTCAACGGCCCTGCTGaggcccctcctctctacctccttctgtttccatAGATCGTGGTTATctagatcgtggtccatgcctagtactcattattcataagtttttcctaatccgatgtgaggtcctgggacagggatgtcgtgtgtacagattttaaatcCCTCTGaagcacatttttaatttgtgattctgggctatacaaaataaactgaattgaataaagttAATTTCCCcggagacatttttgcaaaacaaaagaagttacactgccgttcaaaagtttggggtcacttagaaatgtctttatttttcaaagaagagcactgttttttcaataaagataacattaatcaaaaatatacactatacattgttaatgtggtaaatgactattctaggtggaaacgtctggtttctcatgaaatatctccataggtgtatagaggcccatttccatcaacgatcactccagtgttctaatggtacattgtgtttgctaaacgccttagaagactaatgtctgattagaaaacccttgtgcaattatgttagcacagctgaaaacagttatgctggtgatataagctatacaactggccttcctttgagcttgaagtttgaagaacaaaattaatacttcaaatattaatcattatttctaaccttgtcaatgtcttgactatattttctattcaattttcaattcatttaataaataaaagtgagttttcatggaagacacgaaattgtctggatgaccccaaacttttgaacggtagtgtatgtacgtCTGAAAGTTGTATCTGTCACGGGGTGATAACCAGGGACCCAACGCACGACTCAAGAGACAGAGGTAACAAATAATAATCCTGTACTGGAGTACCGGCAGGAACAGAACCGGGGAAATACGCTGGAGAGCTTATTCgggaaaaaacacaagacaatctggcagagggctcgtgcaagtgaggggacctgaGGAGTGAGgtactaatgagggaatgggctgcaggtgagacgggcatcagcaccaggtgaagggaatgagggatgatcaggtgtgaagcaggatctggaacgacATGAGAGTTAGTCCAACGGGCAGAGAGGATGAACACAACTCAAgagaaggaaggtgtggagctgaactgttaGTGTCTGACTTTAAAAGACAAAGCTGGAATGTTTCCTGGACAAATTAGAAGACATTCGGCAAATGCATTACCACATCAGCCTGTTTAGCTTTACTTGATTAGCTTGTTGGACCGATTCGACCGAGTCTTGTTCAAATATAAACAGAGTCATTTATATTCATCTGTTTGGCTTGTTTTACAAtgccattaaaatgtaatttagacTTTAGAAACAATTGCATCAATTCTTCCATTTTATTTCTCCCTTCAGTTTTAATTTTAACCCTTTAAACCTTCTATGCAAAAGAAAATGTGCAACACGAAATCCTATTACTGTTGATCTATTACTCTGGAATGTAATTGTTAAAGTTTGTAATTTCCTCCTTGGCAGAGGACAGCAACTGTGGTCAGCTTGAATTAATGTTGGTTTCATTGGGTTACACGAGAAAGAGGATGATCCATTTATAAAGAATCAAAAGATGTAAGCTTAAAATCCCCATTAATAACTCAATATATATAACAACTTAATAAAGTGTGTGCCTTGGACTCTGCAACAACATAATAATGTTATAATCTCATACTGGCCAAAGGCATTAACCGGAGCAAAACTATTCTTTAattgagaaagagaaaagaaacaatTCTAACAATGAGAAACCATTTAATTAAACGGGAAAAAAATGTTGTAGCAGCAGCATGAATGTTTACAATGTATACAACACAACAAAATAATATAGCAGGGCATATaccatttaagaatttaaataatgaaggaaatgaaaatgaaaaaaaaaaaatgaaaagtgtATACAGTGCATCTAcgtgtatataaagtatataaagtgaAGCACAGTGCAAAAgttattgatgttgttcaatttgaggaggatctggccagaagtgatttattttaaagtcttactgcagtgggcaggaatgttctcctgtatcaggaatgttctcctgtatcaggaatattctcctgtatcaggaatgttctcctgtatcaggaatattctcctgtatcaggaatgttctcctgtatcaggaatatacaggaagggagacagaagagTTCCCTGTgaggctccaacatcactgaccaccgtccCAGACAGCACTCGACCCATACTGCGGCGTGCCTGTGAGGTGATCCTGGAGACGATGGACACGTTGACCCCCACCACCCGCAGCTCCTCACTCAGCAGTGGTTGGATGGTGTTGAATCCACTggggaagtcaaagaaagtgactctcacagagccACCGGTTCCAtgcaggtgcgactgagcttgTTGCGGCAGgtagatgatgtcatcgtccactcccacacaaggctggtaagcaaattgcagagggtccattTCGTTCATTTGATTCACAAAAGTTCATACACaaaacacacccacccacacacatcacTACCACAGCCTTGCTTCTGCCATCTGTAAACTCAGGAGTCTCAAGCAGTGTTTCACCCAATGAGAAGTCATTTTTGGTTTATTCTGTCACTGGCATtgattttactttacttttacttcGAAGATTATGAAATGTTTATGGAATGATAGAAAGACAAAGATTCACAAGCGAGATGAAATTGATTAAAAAGCTTTGCATAAACATGTTAGAGCCTGGCCCCGCAGAGATAAATACATGTGTTCTTAATATTGAGATGCATTCAGCTGTAGCTCAGCCAATCATATGCAACGGGCATCTCAAAGAAAACACTGCATTGTCTCTTGTAACACGAAACAGATTATGTTCTTTTTCCAATCGCTTCAACAAGCTCATGAGTTTCTTTATATGATAAAATATGTCTCAATAGATGATGAACTACAGTATGAATTACAAACTGGTTAAATATGCCTCACAGCCTCCGCAGCTGGTGTCTAGAATGAATCTAGTGGGCATTTGTTTTACAAATTAGAGATTTGTTCTTTCTTATATAATAAGGGTGTTGTTACATTGAAAATGGATGGCAACGACTTTAAGGATCATAATCAGTGTCTGGGAAGTCACTGGCTGCATGCTTATTGTTTTGTCTCACAACGATTTAAACAAGCAACATCGAACATTATTGAATTGCCACCCTCGATCCAAAATGCAGAAATTAGCAAACGCAATGACTTCATTCCAGTTGTTCATTTGTCTTTGTTAAACCCACTAAGAAAATGACAAATTCCATCATCTAATGGTTTGTTGACAGAGGAAACACTGATTGTCGGCAGTGTGGCAAGATCTCCCGCAGAGCGAGAGATAAAAGCGGTTGTTAGACGGCAATAACACTTTCACACTCGTGATACCATCCATTCATTATTCGTGTCTTATTGTtttcagagacacatacacatgacAACCTGACAGATACCATCAACACATCTCATTACAAAGTGCGTGCTTCATGAGGGTTAAATAAATGCTCACAATCACTTtgtgtaaactagaatgggcactcagtagagcgcataccttcgcatatcacaagattgggtattgaattctgaaaatgttggcattagttgcatggcaattggatcaaaattggccgtgctatggtaaaaagaagattttgacctttccatgacctttgacccgatagatccccaaatctaatcaaatggtccccggatgataaccaatcatcccaccaaatttcatgcgattcaagaagatttttaccttttcatgaccttgacctttgacccgatcgatcccaaaatctaatcaaatggtccccggataataaccaatcatcccaccaaatttcatgcgattcggtttaaaactttttttgttatgcgaataacacgcatacaaataaataaataaataataaataaataaatacacggcgatcaaaacataaccttccgcattttcaatgcgaaggtaactagtgtttaacttgccccccccccccccccccatccctcccgcccctcccccgaggGCATTGAGCAGACGTTTCAGGATACTGCTCCCCATCCGCGGATATAGTTTGTGTTCCTTATTTTACCAGATGTTTCCTTTATTTTTGGTCTTTTACGCTCTCCCCAGTATATCAAGGAAGGAAAACACAGCCTCCGGACCCGACCCGCAGCCTGCTACGTACACTAGATATCACAGACTGTGCTCATCACCAGTTGTCAAATAATGCAGATGACGTcactactttaaaaaataatttacagtgaaatgTAAGAATTAAACGTAGCATTTAAGCACAAACCTGCTCAGCCATGCCTACAATAGTCTGCCGTGTCATATTATTTTATGTAACGGCTTCagtctaaataaataaacgttgCCTTGACTGCATCAGAAGGATTGTTTTTGTTACAGTCTGCACAAACCATTTCCATTTTTCAGCAGAGCTCTGGACAGAATAATGACCATGTGGAAACGCATGATGTCTGACTCATGCATCAGCGAGGGGTCTCTGCAGCCCCACACATGGTGAATGAGACAACGACTGAAGCCAGGAAGCACTCAGAATACAAGAGCAGATAGACACATGAATGAGGAGAAATGTCTCACCTGCAGACTCCACTTTCAGTTCAGAGCTCATGTTTTAGTTTTGCTCTCTGTCTTGTCACAGCATTGTCCAATTACATGACCatatttataaagaaaacaGTTGTGTGAGTTGTGTGAATGAGTGTATTTAGGCAATtgattattctttaaatatacactaccgttcaaaagtttggggtcatccagacaattttgtgtcttccatgaaaactcacttttatttatcaaatgaattgaaaattgaatagaaaatatagtcaagacattgacaaggttagaaataatgattaatatttgaagtattaattttgttcttcaaacttcaagctcaaaggaaggccagttctatagcttatatcaccagcataactgttttcagctgtgctaacataattgcacaagggttttctaatcagatattagtcttctaaggcgattagcaaacataatgtaccattagaacactggagtgatagttgatggaaatgggcctctatacacctatggagatattacATTacaaaccagacgtttccacctagaatagtcatttaccacattaacaatgtatagtgtgtatttttgattaatgttatctttattgaaaaaacagtgcttttctttgaaaaataaagacatttctaagtgaccccaaacttttgaacggtagtgtacgtgtaACGTCTTTCTATCCAGGGACCGGAGAGGTATACGTAGCTTTCATGTTAAAAAAGAAGGCAAGGTGATTAAAATGTGTGGTAAATCAGGGTTTTCTTTTGATAGGATTTCTTGTAGACTGCCACGTTGAGGAGGCTGAGTGGTCCTTTATTTAGCCTCTTTTTCTAGTTCATCTCATAGCACAAGCAAAGTAACCTCCACCGCAAAAAAAAGTAGTTTCTGATAGTTTAAGATATCTAAAAGTGTTATTAATCTCTATGTTAAACCATTGGAGCAGCATGTGCATGTGCAGTTGGTAAAAATCACATTTTCCCAATGAATCTCTACATGAGGTTCAGCAGTTGTTCATCTGGCAGTCTGGTGCTCCACCAATAAACATTTCCTTGCATGTTGATGGGATGATTATTAATGATTATTATAATGTTTCTATTAGCGCCAAAGATGTTTTTTGCTCTATATTATTCATCTGAACATCGATCCATTCTGCGGTGAACGTGCAGATTAAAGGGTTGGGATGGGAATAGTCTGAAATGGCTTTGCCACctgcacaacacaacacaacaagatTCACAAAGAAGCAACATGTGTCAAGAATGACTTATTTCCTGCCTGTCATCGCCTATACAGATGTTGGCAAATGCAATTGCGTCATTCCAGTTACATTGGGCTTGTCACCCCAAAACACAATCTAGTCCACCATGCAGCTTAGTAAAGGTGAAGACTTGCAAGTCAGCTGGAAGGAATATGAAACCTTTATAAATGATATCCTATATGACCTAAAGAAGGCAAAAGTTGAAGAACAACAGAAGAAAATGTCAGAACATAGCGGTTAAATtgtcaaacaattttttttattatctgttGGAAAGATCACTTACCAAAGTAAACATATTTAACAAAATTAATCATCACTGGATGGACTGAGTGGGGATATTTTCCATTGGAAAACCACATAACCTGTCAGATAAATGGAACCTCGATCAATGTAACCATtgttcaacaaacacacattcccCTGTTTGCTTATTTTCATTTCCAGATTAAAGAGAGAGCAGGTATATACTTGTAAAATGACTCTGTAAAGTTCAGACACAAATGATAATGAGAATCtgtctttaaatacatttgacagtTGTTTATGAAACAGTAGATGAGTTGAATCTCTTTACGTGTTATGAATTCAAATTCGAATTGTACtccataaataataaatagaacaAATTAGACACTGTAAGATACATGTTTTCTAGATAATAAGAAAAAACATTGGAGCGAACACATTGGAGCATATCTTTTAACCAATTTGACCTGAATCAGTGTCGTTTGGTTTTGCTCGTCCTTCTCGCTCTGCAGCACAAGAACCTGAAAATAGCCAAAGTAGAGAGCAGCAGTACCGCCACTGCAGTCAGCAATAGTAGCAGAACATCTAAACAATAGTACGAGTACCAGGGCATCTTATAGGCCTCTGTTCGCAGATGAGGGGCCCCTTTATGACGTATCACATATTCCACCCAGAAGACGGCCTGGTCCATGGGTGCCATCGGCTGGTCCCTGTGCAAACGGGACAACCGTTGCATGTTCTGTCTGTATCCGTCACGACGGAGCACCTCGTGAATGCCTTCCTCGAAACTGCGGCGGTTAACATCGGCCAGCTGAATGATCTTTCCGGCCCCTCGTTCCTGCAGACGTAGAAGGTTGTCGTACTGGTCAAAGAACAAGGGTATACCGAGCACAGGGACCCCGTGGTAAATGGCTTCCTGGACTCCGTTTGTTCCTCCGTGAGCTACAAACAATTTCGTCTGTGGGTGGCCCAGGAGGTCCTTTTGTGGCATCCAGTCCACGATCAGGGTGTTGTTGCCCAAAGTAGAGGGCCGCTCCCCTTTATGCCTCCATATCAcctgaaaagaaaatgtatccAGTATGAATTTACGGCGTACCTGAACACCAGCTAATATGCAATGTGAGAATGTTGGGATGTATTGttatttatacatgttatatTAAGAGCACTTGTCaagacacttaaatacactttgaATAAAAGAACTGTGTAACACTGCAGATGATTCATTGTAGTGTAGGACAAGAAGGTTTTAAAAGGTGAGTAACTTCTTGAACATTGCATAGTGCAATGTAAAGTCTCACAGATTAAGTCCTTGATTTACACAGTAAGTTATCAATTAGATTTAATTATCTTCCATAACAGCTGATGTCTGTTAGGGGCTCTTAATTAATTTTTTGACATATTCCTTGCAGGAAAATCTTTTATTAATGCCTCGGTCCGTTTCATAATTACCTTCTGGGcaatgaattatgaacattttggcattagtggCATGCCAATTTGATAAAAATGTACCGCGCtatggaaaaaaaaagatgttgaccttttcatgaccttgacctttgacctgatcgatcccaaaatctaatcaaatggtccccagataataaccaatcatcccaccaaatttcatgcgatgcaagaagatgttgaccttttcatgaacttgaacttgacctttgacccgatcaatcccaaaatctaatcaaatggtccccggataataaccaatcatcccaccaaatttcatgcgattcggtttaatactttttgacttatgcgaataacaacgcaaacacacatacaaataaataaatacacgcgatcaaaacataaccttccgcattttcaatgcgaaggtaataatgcatttaatgtaATGGATTTTATGATGGATTCATTACTCCATACATATCTGTAAGACTCTCTGGATCAAACAAAGAAGGATTTTTGAAATGCACATTTCAGTCTTTTTTAACACGTCGTTGCAAATATCAATAAATGAGCATGTGTTACCTTCTGTGGCATCTTGGCAAAGACGCTGGCGATTCCATCCGCAACCTCTTTGGGCAAAGCGTTCACAAAACTTCCCAGAGTCATGATGATGACTCCGTGCTCCCCAGCACTCTGAACAAAGTCCTCCAGGTCTGCTGGCAGAGGCCGAGCCGGTTTGCACTGGAACCCTCCGATGTAGATGATATTTGGCATTGTGGGCCGTGGGAATTCAAACACAAAATCCGACCTGAACAGCCAAATGTCCGCTTCCTGAAGAAGCGAGATGATGTCACATCCACCCTCTATGTATTTATCGCAGATGGCGTCATAGAACGGCCCCACCATGAATTTCTGCTGGAACACTATGATGCCATAGAAAAAAATGTTCTTGACCCTCTGGATGAAAGTCATTTTGTCCGTTAAGCCTGAACCCAGCACTGGGATATAAGAAACTGGTGAGGGGGCTATCGCATAGTGGCCCTCTCCACTGGTTATCCAGCGAACATTGAGCACTATGGGCAGTTTCAGATACTTGGCCAGTAAGACCCCTGGTGCGATCGCTGGGTCAGTGAGAAGAAGATCATATTTGGCATCCATTAAGCTTTTTATCAGATTTTCATCTTCTAAAATGTTGACGAGGGCATCAACCCACAATGAATGAGCCTTAGAAATCATAGAGAGGAAGTCCTTGGTGAGTTTGAAGAACGTAAGTGCTGAAGCCCCTTCTATCTGCGCCtgaaaaaggatttttttttttttcagtgggGAAAAAGTGATCATGTTAATTCCTGAATGACAAGATGGCCCTCGAGAGGGGAAATACATAAGCCATAATGACATACCTTCATATTCTCCTTTAGGTACACATCAAAAAAGTCCTCCAAGCTATCGTCCATCTCCATGGTAATGGAGGTGTAGAGAGGAGACTTGTCTGCGATGTACCAACTGTTGGATGCCCTCATCACAGTGATGCTGTGGCCCCTGGCATGAAGTTCTTCCAGCAGGAtcttcatattgatccagtGGCTGCCGTCCACAGGGAACACCAGAATGTTCGCC contains:
- the ugt5d1 gene encoding UDP glucuronosyltransferase 5 family, polypeptide D1, whose protein sequence is MGAMPLHRVCGIVVFLSASLISFTPPCDGANILVFPVDGSHWINMKILLEELHARGHSITVMRASNSWYIADKSPLYTSITMEMDDSLEDFFDVYLKENMKAQIEGASALTFFKLTKDFLSMISKAHSLWVDALVNILEDENLIKSLMDAKYDLLLTDPAIAPGVLLAKYLKLPIVLNVRWITSGEGHYAIAPSPVSYIPVLGSGLTDKMTFIQRVKNIFFYGIIVFQQKFMVGPFYDAICDKYIEGGCDIISLLQEADIWLFRSDFVFEFPRPTMPNIIYIGGFQCKPARPLPADLEDFVQSAGEHGVIIMTLGSFVNALPKEVADGIASVFAKMPQKVIWRHKGERPSTLGNNTLIVDWMPQKDLLGHPQTKLFVAHGGTNGVQEAIYHGVPVLGIPLFFDQYDNLLRLQERGAGKIIQLADVNRRSFEEGIHEVLRRDGYRQNMQRLSRLHRDQPMAPMDQAVFWVEYVIRHKGAPHLRTEAYKMPWYSYYCLDVLLLLLTAVAVLLLSTLAIFRFLCCRARRTSKTKRH